Proteins found in one Allorhizobium pseudoryzae genomic segment:
- a CDS encoding bifunctional allantoicase/(S)-ureidoglycine aminohydrolase, whose translation MNDRRYYAGMGGLPGQTELLSSKAVFTTAYAVIPRTVMSDIVTSLLPHWSKTRAWVIARPMTGFSETFAQYIMEVAPGGGSERPEPDARVQGAIFVVEGEMTIIHEGKMHHLEAGSFAYLPAGCRWSVKNSGSALAKFHWVRKKFQVVEGLEPPPAIFTHEGEHAISPMPDTNGAWGTTRFIDPNDVRYDMHLNIVTLEPGGTIPFMETHVMEHGLYVLEGKAVYRLNTDWVEVEAGDFMWLRAFCPQACYAGGPGRFRYLLYKDVNRHVDLW comes from the coding sequence ATGAACGACAGACGGTATTATGCGGGCATGGGTGGGCTTCCCGGCCAGACGGAACTTCTTTCCAGCAAGGCGGTGTTCACCACGGCCTATGCCGTCATTCCCCGCACCGTGATGTCCGATATCGTCACCAGCCTGCTGCCGCACTGGTCGAAGACCCGGGCCTGGGTCATTGCACGGCCGATGACCGGCTTTTCCGAGACTTTCGCGCAATACATTATGGAAGTGGCACCCGGCGGTGGCAGCGAGAGGCCGGAACCGGATGCCCGCGTGCAGGGCGCGATCTTCGTGGTCGAAGGGGAAATGACCATCATCCACGAGGGCAAGATGCACCATCTGGAGGCGGGTTCGTTTGCCTATCTGCCGGCCGGGTGCCGCTGGAGCGTCAAGAACAGCGGTTCGGCGCTCGCCAAATTCCACTGGGTGCGCAAGAAGTTCCAGGTGGTCGAAGGGCTGGAGCCGCCGCCGGCGATCTTCACCCACGAGGGCGAACACGCCATCTCGCCGATGCCCGATACCAACGGTGCCTGGGGCACGACACGCTTCATCGATCCGAACGACGTGCGTTACGACATGCACCTCAACATCGTGACGCTTGAGCCGGGCGGCACCATTCCGTTCATGGAAACCCATGTGATGGAGCACGGCCTTTATGTGCTAGAAGGCAAGGCCGTCTACCGGCTGAACACGGACTGGGTCGAGGTAGAGGCCGGCGATTTCATGTGGCTGCGCGCCTTCTGCCCGCAGGCCTGTTATGCGGGCGGCCCCGGTCGCTTCCGTTACCTGCTCTACAAGGACGTCAATCGCCACGTCGATCTCTGGTAA
- a CDS encoding DUF4212 domain-containing protein — MSDNSSSNAYWAANKRIIYISLVIWAVVSYGFGIILRPMLSGIPVGGTDLGFWFAQQGSIIIFIALIFYYANYMNKIDREFGVDEE; from the coding sequence GTGTCGGACAATTCATCGTCCAATGCGTATTGGGCAGCCAACAAGCGCATCATCTACATTTCACTGGTGATCTGGGCCGTCGTGTCTTACGGCTTCGGCATCATCCTGCGTCCCATGCTGTCCGGCATTCCGGTTGGCGGCACGGATCTCGGCTTCTGGTTCGCCCAGCAGGGTTCGATCATCATCTTCATCGCCCTGATCTTCTACTACGCCAACTACATGAACAAGATCGACCGCGAATTCGGCGTCGACGAGGAATAA
- a CDS encoding DUF294 nucleotidyltransferase-like domain-containing protein, translated as MGLATVDIARFLETVHPYDSLPREEMDAVASRFGFRRLTCGETLYAEGEPLPGLFLIMEGQVDVRDSAGELISQLSPRNSLGERGLLRDGRAVTTATARTDGVVLILPAGEFHRLMQEQPVFSRFFTRGRISDTRRADMTLSRVGDLMSKPPVTCGPDETVYEAAQIMRDRLVSSLGVVEGERLVGLLTVRDLTIRLIAENLDPKTTPVSAVMTRDPTGLPQTALGSDVLQVMLEQKVGYLPIVDGSRLVGMVTQTDLTRFQAVSSALLVRDVASAETVEDMKANTARIPQLLVQLVGGNNAHEVVTRLITDIADTITRRLLVLAEKRFGPPPVPYLWLACGSQGRQEQTGVSDQDNCIVIDDRVTPDDMPYFSALARFVSTHLNDCGYIFCPGDMMATNPQWCQPASTWRRYFHSWIERPDPMAQMLASVMFDLRPIGGEFSLFQDLQAETLERASRNSIFVAHMIANSLKHAPPLGLLRGFATIRSGEHRNQIDMKHNGVVPVVDLGRVYALQGRLTPVNTRARLLAAEEAGIISGAGARDLLAAYDLIAEMRLRNQAQQIKAGRRPDNFLGPYEFGDFERSHLRDAFVVVRTMQSALSHSRAPS; from the coding sequence ATGGGACTAGCAACAGTCGATATCGCCCGGTTTCTCGAGACGGTTCATCCCTATGACAGCTTGCCGCGCGAGGAAATGGATGCCGTCGCATCCCGCTTCGGTTTCAGACGGCTGACCTGCGGCGAAACACTCTATGCCGAGGGTGAACCCCTACCGGGTCTTTTCCTCATCATGGAGGGCCAGGTGGATGTGCGCGATAGCGCCGGCGAACTGATCTCGCAGCTTTCCCCACGCAATTCTCTCGGCGAACGCGGCCTGCTTCGGGACGGTCGGGCAGTCACCACCGCAACCGCCCGCACGGATGGCGTCGTGCTGATCCTGCCGGCCGGTGAGTTCCATCGCCTGATGCAGGAACAGCCGGTCTTTTCCCGCTTCTTCACCCGTGGCCGCATCAGCGACACCCGCCGCGCCGACATGACGCTGTCGCGGGTCGGCGACCTGATGTCGAAGCCGCCGGTCACCTGCGGTCCGGATGAAACTGTGTACGAGGCCGCGCAGATCATGCGCGACCGGCTGGTCTCCAGCCTCGGCGTGGTGGAGGGCGAACGTCTGGTCGGGCTTTTGACCGTGCGGGACCTGACGATCCGGCTGATTGCCGAAAACCTCGACCCCAAGACGACGCCCGTTTCCGCCGTGATGACAAGGGACCCGACCGGCCTGCCACAGACGGCGCTGGGTTCCGATGTGCTGCAGGTCATGCTGGAACAGAAGGTCGGGTACCTGCCGATCGTCGATGGCTCGCGTCTCGTCGGCATGGTCACCCAGACGGACCTCACGCGGTTTCAAGCGGTCTCGTCCGCGCTTCTGGTGCGGGATGTGGCGAGTGCGGAGACTGTCGAGGACATGAAGGCGAATACCGCCCGCATTCCCCAGCTTCTCGTGCAACTGGTCGGCGGCAACAATGCCCATGAGGTGGTCACCCGGCTCATCACCGATATCGCCGATACGATCACCCGCCGCCTGCTGGTTCTGGCCGAAAAGCGGTTCGGCCCGCCGCCGGTCCCCTACCTTTGGCTTGCCTGCGGCAGCCAGGGACGCCAGGAGCAGACCGGCGTCTCCGATCAGGACAATTGCATCGTCATCGATGATCGGGTGACCCCGGACGACATGCCCTATTTCTCCGCGCTTGCCCGCTTCGTCAGCACCCACCTGAATGATTGCGGCTACATCTTCTGCCCCGGCGACATGATGGCCACCAATCCGCAATGGTGCCAGCCGGCCAGCACCTGGCGGCGCTACTTCCATAGCTGGATCGAACGACCGGACCCGATGGCGCAGATGCTGGCGAGCGTCATGTTCGATCTGAGGCCAATCGGCGGCGAGTTTTCGCTGTTTCAGGATCTGCAGGCCGAAACCCTGGAAAGGGCAAGCCGCAACTCGATCTTCGTGGCGCATATGATCGCCAATTCGCTGAAACATGCGCCACCGCTCGGGTTGTTGCGCGGCTTTGCCACGATCCGCAGCGGCGAACACCGCAACCAGATCGACATGAAGCACAATGGCGTGGTGCCGGTGGTGGATCTCGGCCGGGTCTATGCCCTGCAGGGTCGGCTGACGCCGGTCAACACGCGGGCGCGCCTGCTGGCGGCGGAAGAGGCGGGCATCATCTCCGGTGCCGGTGCGCGCGATCTTCTGGCGGCATACGACCTGATTGCCGAAATGCGCCTGCGCAACCAGGCCCAGCAGATCAAGGCGGGCCGCCGCCCGGACAATTTTCTTGGCCCCTATGAATTCGGCGATTTCGAGCGCTCCCATCTGCGCGACGCTTTTGTCGTCGTGCGCACCATGCAATCGGCGCTGAGCCACAGCCGCGCGCCCAGTTGA
- a CDS encoding 3'-5' exonuclease codes for MARWSLRARLFLFFLALGLGSLAALAAGLWFALHRGADTEAVSTAMRVAVVAGFLILALTAGIGYLFDLNLAKALERLAGAIRARANAGVAQEIDTTGLTYLGSITDAVSEAAIRLTQTRSAMAETVARETARLSAERSQLERLLSDVPPGVLLCTGRHHLVFYNGAAHQLLDNPVLPLCLDKNLFDYLNDGPVRHAHQRLLEAGTAAAAVELVCTTHGNTRRLAARMRLVGEDTADPAAYVMTLRDVTAELSADARRDALLSEVFDDLRPVLDDLAAQAADPQSRDQALSAVQKRLSALSARFEAMREGERSPLPVMQPVSNRFVVYDFELLSRLYAEKIGEARLDDLTYVVFDTETTGLLPDQGDEIVQIAAVRIVNGKRVRGEVFDTLVNPGRLIPASSTAVHGVSNEMVENAPSVVDVLERFRVFAQGAVLVAHNAPFDMEFLRRRERELGGRFDNPILDTVLLSASVFGQAETHTLDALAERLGLSIAGSDRHTAIGDAVATAEVFLKLKDMLAAKGIHRFGEVLRETRKHRRLLKDLN; via the coding sequence ATGGCACGCTGGAGCCTCAGGGCTCGCCTGTTTCTGTTCTTTTTGGCCCTTGGTCTGGGCTCGCTCGCAGCTTTGGCCGCAGGGCTTTGGTTTGCCCTGCATCGTGGTGCGGATACGGAAGCCGTCAGCACCGCGATGCGCGTGGCCGTGGTGGCGGGTTTCCTCATCCTCGCGCTCACCGCCGGCATCGGCTATCTCTTTGATCTCAATCTGGCGAAGGCGCTCGAGCGCCTCGCCGGTGCGATCCGCGCCCGCGCCAATGCCGGCGTTGCCCAGGAGATCGACACGACGGGGCTCACCTACCTCGGCAGCATCACCGATGCCGTCTCCGAAGCCGCCATCCGGCTCACCCAGACGCGCAGCGCCATGGCCGAAACGGTGGCACGTGAGACGGCGCGGCTCTCCGCCGAACGGAGCCAGCTGGAACGATTGTTGTCCGATGTGCCGCCGGGCGTGCTCTTGTGTACCGGCCGTCACCATCTGGTGTTCTACAACGGTGCGGCCCATCAATTGCTGGATAACCCGGTTCTGCCGCTGTGCCTCGACAAGAACCTGTTCGATTACCTGAATGACGGGCCGGTTCGCCATGCCCACCAGCGGCTGCTGGAAGCTGGAACGGCAGCGGCCGCCGTCGAACTCGTCTGCACCACGCATGGCAATACCCGCCGGCTCGCCGCCCGCATGCGTCTTGTCGGCGAAGACACGGCCGATCCGGCCGCCTATGTGATGACGCTGCGCGATGTGACGGCAGAACTGTCCGCCGATGCCCGCCGCGACGCGCTGTTGAGTGAAGTCTTCGATGACCTGCGGCCCGTCCTGGACGACCTCGCCGCACAGGCGGCGGATCCGCAAAGCCGTGACCAGGCGCTGAGCGCCGTTCAAAAGCGGCTCAGTGCCCTGTCCGCCCGCTTCGAGGCGATGCGGGAAGGGGAAAGGTCACCGCTTCCGGTGATGCAGCCCGTCTCCAACCGGTTCGTGGTCTATGACTTCGAGCTCCTCTCCCGCCTCTACGCGGAAAAGATCGGCGAGGCGCGGCTGGACGACCTGACCTATGTGGTTTTCGACACGGAAACGACGGGCCTGCTTCCGGACCAAGGCGACGAGATCGTCCAGATTGCCGCCGTGCGCATCGTCAACGGCAAGCGGGTGAGGGGTGAGGTCTTTGACACGCTGGTCAATCCGGGCCGCTTGATCCCCGCGTCATCCACCGCCGTGCATGGGGTGTCGAACGAGATGGTCGAAAACGCGCCCAGCGTCGTCGATGTGCTGGAGCGTTTCCGGGTTTTTGCGCAAGGAGCGGTTCTGGTGGCTCACAATGCCCCCTTCGACATGGAATTCCTGCGACGGCGCGAGCGGGAACTGGGCGGACGCTTTGATAACCCGATCCTCGATACGGTGCTGCTGTCGGCGAGCGTCTTCGGCCAGGCCGAAACGCATACGCTGGATGCGCTGGCCGAGCGGCTGGGCCTTTCCATTGCCGGCAGCGACCGGCACACTGCGATCGGCGATGCGGTGGCGACGGCGGAGGTCTTTCTCAAGCTGAAGGACATGTTGGCGGCAAAGGGCATTCACCGGTTTGGCGAGGTGCTGCGGGAAACCCGCAAACACCGCCGCCTGCTGAAGGATCTCAATTGA
- a CDS encoding DUF429 domain-containing protein, producing MLPSVIAHCDWSIDARKRWMAVAVHRAGRLELSAPEPVGDTSTLIERLQARAVSGGPLLLGFDFPIGLPQAYARKTGLVSFRGFLDVVGTDGWADWFCVATAAEDITLRRPFYPARPGGTRRSQLFEALALAPADLLRLCEQPAPGRQTPAMLFWTLGGNQVGKAAITGWREVILPHRYRIGLWPFDGRLVDLLQRHAVVVTETYPGDAYGQIGIARRPVWSKRSHWGRLSVAGYLRQWLAAHERVTANAALAASIEAGFGADAAGEDRFDCTVGLMAMIDIALGLRGEGAPPNDRVTTWEGWILGRSAL from the coding sequence ATGCTGCCTTCGGTGATCGCCCATTGCGACTGGAGCATCGACGCCCGCAAGCGGTGGATGGCGGTTGCGGTCCATCGGGCAGGGCGCCTTGAGCTTTCGGCACCGGAGCCTGTCGGCGACACGTCCACGCTGATCGAACGCCTGCAGGCGCGGGCGGTCTCAGGCGGGCCGCTGCTGCTCGGCTTCGATTTTCCAATCGGACTGCCGCAGGCCTATGCCCGGAAGACGGGACTTGTCTCCTTCCGTGGTTTTCTCGACGTGGTGGGCACGGATGGCTGGGCAGACTGGTTTTGCGTCGCCACGGCGGCGGAGGACATTACGCTGAGACGGCCCTTTTATCCCGCAAGGCCCGGCGGCACGCGCCGCAGCCAACTGTTCGAGGCGCTTGCCCTCGCGCCTGCGGATCTGCTCAGGCTCTGCGAACAGCCGGCGCCCGGTCGACAGACGCCGGCCATGCTGTTCTGGACACTCGGCGGCAATCAGGTCGGCAAAGCGGCGATCACCGGCTGGCGGGAGGTGATCCTGCCCCATCGGTATCGGATCGGCCTCTGGCCTTTCGATGGTCGCCTGGTCGATCTGCTGCAGCGCCATGCCGTGGTGGTGACGGAAACCTATCCGGGGGATGCCTATGGCCAGATCGGCATTGCGCGCCGGCCCGTCTGGAGCAAACGCAGCCACTGGGGACGCCTCTCCGTTGCGGGCTACCTGCGGCAGTGGCTGGCCGCGCATGAGAGGGTGACGGCAAACGCCGCGCTGGCTGCGAGCATCGAGGCCGGTTTCGGCGCCGATGCCGCGGGGGAGGACCGGTTCGACTGTACCGTCGGGCTGATGGCGATGATCGACATCGCGCTCGGCCTGCGGGGCGAGGGCGCCCCGCCGAACGACAGGGTCACCACCTGGGAGGGCTGGATCCTCGGTAGGTCGGCGCTCTGA
- a CDS encoding sodium:solute symporter family protein, translating into MDQYTLNLLVVGASFALYVGIAIWSRAGTTAEFYAANRGVNPVMNGMATAADWMSAASFISMAGLIAAVGYGNSTYLMGWTGGYVLLALLLAPYLRKFGKFTVPQFIGDRFYSQSARLVAVVCLIVISVTYVIGQMTGAGVAFSRFLEVSVSTGLWIAAAVVFVYAVLGGMKGITYTQVAQYVVLIVAYTIPAIFISLQLTGNPIPGLGLFSEHSASGQPLLQKLDQVVTDLGFNAYTAQGSMLNMTLFTLSLMIGTAGLPHVIIRFFTVPKVADARWSAGWALVFIALLYLTAPAVGAMARLNIIDTIFPGGPKAEAVLYEERPNWMKNWEVTGLLKFTDKNGDGRIQYYNDKAAGFASEAQARGWNGNELDINNDILVLANPEIAQLPGWVIALIAAGGLAAALSTAAGLLLAISSAISHDLIKDWLKPDISEKGELMAARVSMGGAILVATLLGLNPPGFAAQTVALAFGLAAATIFPALMMGIFSKRINSLGATLGMIVGLVATCLYLFTYLGWFFIAGTNMLENVPANYLFGIPPTAFGPIGAVLNFAVAYFVSMATAAPPQSVQDLVESIRIPRGAGAATGHH; encoded by the coding sequence ATGGATCAGTATACGCTCAACCTGCTGGTGGTGGGCGCGTCTTTCGCGCTCTACGTCGGCATTGCCATCTGGAGCCGTGCCGGCACCACGGCGGAATTTTATGCCGCAAACCGCGGCGTCAATCCGGTCATGAACGGCATGGCAACCGCCGCGGACTGGATGTCGGCGGCCTCCTTCATCTCCATGGCCGGCCTGATCGCTGCCGTCGGCTACGGCAACTCCACCTATCTGATGGGCTGGACCGGCGGTTACGTTCTGCTGGCGCTGCTCTTGGCACCTTACCTGCGCAAGTTCGGCAAGTTCACCGTGCCGCAGTTCATCGGTGACCGCTTCTACAGCCAGTCGGCGCGCCTTGTGGCCGTGGTCTGCCTGATCGTCATCTCGGTCACCTACGTTATCGGCCAGATGACCGGTGCCGGTGTTGCCTTCTCGCGCTTCCTGGAAGTGTCGGTGTCCACGGGCCTCTGGATCGCCGCCGCGGTCGTGTTCGTTTACGCCGTTCTCGGCGGCATGAAGGGCATCACCTACACGCAGGTCGCCCAGTATGTCGTGCTGATTGTTGCCTATACCATTCCGGCAATCTTCATCTCGCTGCAACTGACGGGCAACCCGATCCCCGGCCTCGGCCTCTTCTCCGAACATTCGGCATCCGGCCAGCCGCTGCTGCAGAAGCTGGACCAGGTGGTGACCGATCTCGGCTTCAACGCCTACACCGCGCAAGGCTCCATGCTGAACATGACGCTGTTCACGCTGTCCCTGATGATCGGTACCGCCGGCCTTCCGCACGTCATCATCCGCTTCTTCACCGTTCCGAAGGTCGCTGATGCCCGTTGGTCTGCTGGCTGGGCGCTGGTCTTCATCGCGCTACTCTACCTGACGGCTCCGGCTGTCGGCGCCATGGCACGCCTGAACATCATCGACACCATCTTCCCCGGTGGTCCGAAGGCTGAGGCCGTTCTCTATGAAGAGCGCCCCAACTGGATGAAGAACTGGGAAGTCACCGGTCTCCTGAAGTTCACCGATAAGAACGGCGATGGCCGCATCCAGTATTACAATGACAAGGCTGCCGGCTTTGCATCCGAAGCACAGGCGCGCGGCTGGAACGGCAACGAACTGGACATCAATAACGACATCCTCGTTCTTGCCAATCCGGAAATCGCACAGCTTCCCGGCTGGGTGATCGCGCTCATCGCCGCCGGCGGTCTTGCCGCGGCACTCTCGACCGCAGCCGGTCTGCTGCTCGCCATCTCGTCCGCCATCAGCCACGATCTCATCAAGGATTGGCTGAAGCCGGATATCTCCGAGAAGGGCGAACTCATGGCGGCCCGCGTCTCGATGGGCGGCGCCATCCTGGTGGCAACACTTCTCGGCCTCAACCCGCCGGGCTTTGCGGCCCAGACGGTGGCTCTCGCCTTCGGTCTGGCAGCCGCGACGATCTTCCCGGCACTCATGATGGGCATCTTCTCCAAGCGCATCAACTCGCTCGGAGCCACGCTCGGCATGATCGTCGGTCTGGTCGCAACCTGCCTGTACCTCTTCACCTATCTCGGCTGGTTCTTCATTGCCGGCACGAACATGCTGGAGAACGTCCCGGCGAACTACCTGTTCGGCATCCCGCCGACAGCCTTCGGCCCGATCGGTGCGGTGCTCAACTTCGCCGTCGCCTACTTCGTCTCCATGGCCACCGCGGCTCCGCCGCAGTCGGTCCAGGATCTGGTCGAATCGATCCGCATCCCGCGTGGCGCGGGCGCTGCGACCGGCCATCATTGA